The following nucleotide sequence is from Nothobranchius furzeri strain GRZ-AD chromosome 11, NfurGRZ-RIMD1, whole genome shotgun sequence.
tgccgtgtctgtgagacaggagaagcataacaaacagttcttaagctcttaaaagcgctattaccaagaagatgcacagtgtcacctgaatcgtgctgaaagagtaggtgttcagatgtccaaagacccggaggtgttggacttggaggttctgaaaaggagtgatccaaggatgattgtgtcacgggtgtcaaagcaaacctagccatgtttagaatcagatacagacatgatgctagctttaggaacatggtctgtcctgaaaactgaagccaagaatactttattcccaagaatgatggaggttcccacactgaatcagaaaaacccggtttaaccagagtatttacagactgactagaactccgccccgtagaaggtgcagcacctaactccgggtcggaggtcaatgttgtcagctgaattggtggaaggtcagtgtcgatttctgcaatgacccgcccgctcggaggaggcgttcccccgaaccggctgaagtccgcaacggaaaactcagagccactcagcaccccccctttgtcaggaggggccccgagcatagcatcactgcacgcacctacacctcccgggccgggttgccttcccgagcccgtgagagaggtgtgcacagcaaccaccgagccacctttaatatcgccactgaccacaggactgctggaaaccgcagggttttctgtgtcgtcgcggtcacctgtaagagaaatcacaggaaagagagcacagaggcccgagactaagtcacacccctgtgaaaggagaaaagaattggccaccgtattagcagaggccacaaactgaaaagtgacaaggtcattcacataaaggtcaagatgtccgggcacaaaccccttaaatggcatggtagctccgtccggagaccacaagtgtttcacggcggctgacgtttccatcacgccccgataaagaagctggtttgtgcatgaagcggactgacgagtaaaacagacctctgactgaagcggtggatcacagcctgaagatttcacacccatgctggagggatgttcagcctttaacatggatgacagaggagaagcattaggaaccaaaggattaagcacaacctgtttgtcagagaggttaaccataggctcaagagatttattcagcttaaaagcagcagagaaagtgttgtttatttcaaaccttgatgttgatggtgggtttttgaccccctggaagaaataaaagtaaagaaaaagcgttatgactgtaaacagcatgttgtttgaattcacgtcatgaattgcagaccagaaccacctccgacccagtgcagctggcaccgaaccgcagccactagtccccactgctcccgaccggcggcacccgcctaaaacgggcccgttcgggcgggcggagggaccagcgatgctcggccggtgaacagtctcctgcgtcatggcatgttctggaagcagaacgtcagagaaccttacaccaggtgtaacagtgcaagaaagattttgtcgtgtctcgtccatctc
It contains:
- the LOC129159210 gene encoding uncharacterized protein yields the protein MTQETVHRPSIAGPSARPNGPVLGGCRRSGAVGTSGCGSVPAALGRRWFWSAIHDVNSNNMLFTVITLFLYFYFFQGVKNPPSTSRFEINNTFSAAFKLNKSLEPMVNLSDKQVVLNPLVPNASPLSSMLKAEHPSSMGVKSSGCDPPLQSEVCFTRQSASCTNQLLYRGVMETSAAVKHLWSPDGATMPFKGFVPGHLDLYVNDLVTFQFVASANTVANSFLLSQGCDLVSGLCALFPVISLTGDRDDTENPAVSSSPVVSGDIKGGSVVAVHTSLTGSGRQPGPGGVGACSDAMLGAPPDKGGVLSGSEFSVADFSRFGGTPPPSGRVIAEIDTDLPPIQLTTLTSDPELGAAPSTGRSSSQSVNTLVKPGFSDSVWEPPSFLGIKYSWLQFSGQTMFLKLASCLYLILNMARFALTPVTQSSLDHSFSEPPSPTPPGLWTSEHLLFQHDSGDTVHLLGNSAFKSLRTVCYASPVSQTRHTFEKQKGGGEPPPALRASVSPFQFTTISDHDKIASVKLQPNFEQVKSGSDLTTKPSASLEFRTEPSGKFKQVSLWVRNTRYKQFDNQIAYEPAPTDTSKLVSLWVRNTRFKTLF